Proteins from one Oscillatoria sp. FACHB-1407 genomic window:
- a CDS encoding single-stranded DNA-binding protein, which produces MASAGLNKWIVSGNLAADAEIKTVDLRDGEKAQVAKATLYVRKPRNRKESFTVSLSIWESSAAWRKLPYLKKGSLIICTGSVEPSPYISSNGNAPKAGLQMSVLDVDLDTIRNGDEEDSNQSNSEFEMSQESVPA; this is translated from the coding sequence ATGGCTAGTGCAGGTTTGAACAAATGGATCGTCAGTGGCAATTTAGCAGCTGATGCTGAGATTAAAACAGTTGATTTGCGGGATGGGGAAAAGGCGCAAGTTGCCAAAGCAACTCTGTATGTTCGCAAACCTCGGAATCGAAAAGAGTCGTTCACAGTATCTTTAAGTATTTGGGAAAGTTCCGCTGCGTGGCGGAAGCTGCCCTACTTGAAGAAAGGGTCCTTGATCATTTGTACAGGCAGTGTAGAGCCTAGTCCTTATATTTCCAGTAACGGCAATGCCCCGAAAGCTGGTTTACAGATGTCTGTACTAGACGTAGATTTGGATACCATTCGTAATGGTGATGAGGAGGATTCTAATCAAAGTAATTCTGAGTTTGAGATGTCGCAGGAATCAGTTCCCGCTTAA